A single genomic interval of Rhodospirillaceae bacterium harbors:
- a CDS encoding NADP-dependent oxidoreductase, whose product MEQRILGKSGVSVSRLCLGAMMFGDQTSEKNSANIVSAAKEAGINFIDTADVYTKGKSEIITGKIIRRERDHWVLATKVGSEFGQPGQNQGGLSRRWILYELDQSLKRLDTDYIDVYYFHREDHAADLEESLRAIGDAITAGKIRYFGLSNFRAWRHSEVIRLCDELGVPKPIVSQPYYNALNRMPEVEVLPVCRHHGIGVVPYSPIARGVLSGKYLPGNKPKAGSRAARKDRRMMQTEYRPESLDIAQKILEYSSXRGIEPVHFAVNWVLANSAITSVIVGPRTLSQMKSYLGISKHTWTQEDEDFVDSLVPQGHPSTPGFSDPAYPIEGRTLEL is encoded by the coding sequence ATGGAACAACGTATTCTTGGCAAAAGTGGAGTTAGTGTGTCTCGTCTGTGTCTTGGCGCCATGATGTTTGGCGATCAAACCTCAGAGAAAAACTCTGCAAATATTGTTTCAGCNGCCAAAGAAGCAGGGATTAATTTTATAGATACGGCCGATGTTTACACTAAGGGAAAATCTGAGATCATTACCGGAAAAATCATTCGAAGGGAGCGCGATCACTGGGTTTTGGCGACGAAGGTAGGAAGTGAGTTCGGCCAACCAGGGCAAAATCAAGGTGGGCTCAGTAGAAGATGGATTTTGTATGAATTAGATCAATCCCTGAAGCGGCTGGATACTGACTACATCGATGTTTATTACTTTCACCGCGAAGATCACGCTGCCGACCTTGAAGAATCTTTAAGAGCAATTGGAGATGCTATAACTGCGGGAAAAATCCGCTATTTTGGTTTAAGTAATTTTCGGGCGTGGCGCCATTCTGAAGTAATTCGGTTGTGCGACGAACTAGGTGTCCCAAAGCCAATAGTCAGTCAACCTTATTATAATGCCCTGAACCGGATGCCTGAGGTCGAAGTTTTGCCTGTATGTCGGCACCATGGGATAGGTGTTGTGCCGTATAGTCCGATAGCCCGAGGGGTTTTAAGTGGTAAATATTTGCCTGGGAACAAGCCCAAAGCGGGAAGCAGGGCGGCACGTAAAGATAGACGGATGATGCAGACCGAGTATAGGCCGGAGTCTCTGGACATAGCGCAAAAAATACTAGAATACTCAAGCGNCCGCGGTATAGAGCCCGTGCACTTTGCTGTTAATTGGGTGTTGGCTAATAGCGCAATCACTTCAGTGATTGTGGGCCCTCGCACTTTGTCTCAGATGAAATCATATCTTGGGATATCCAAACATACCTGGACCCAAGAGGATGAGGATTTCGTTGATAGCCTCGTACCTCAGGGACATCCCTCAACCCCTGGGTTTTCTGACCCAGCTTATCCCATCGAGGGCCGAACCTTGGAGTTATAA
- a CDS encoding acyl-CoA dehydrogenase: MPDKYRAPVEDMSFVLNDMLDXERVCAMEAFSEATPDLVSHVLKGAAKFAEDAVAPLNQAGDKQGARLENGVVRMPDGFVECHKQYVESGWASITGESKYGGQNLPWTVGIAVSEMWQAANMALANAWMLTQGAIEAIQVHGTPEQKATYLPKLISGEWSGTMNLTEPNAGSDVGALKTKAIPEDGAWRISGTKIFITHGDQDMTENVIHLVLARTPGAPEGTKGISLFIVPKFNVDQTGKLGTRNDLRVVSLEHKLGHMASPTAVMSYGDNEGATGFLLGEENQGMACMFTMMNNARLNVAVQGLAIAERSYQAARLWAKERVQGNDISGKSREKIAIVQHPDVRRMLMDMRCQTEAIRALCYSVAEAIDLAEKHPDPETRENYRGYLELMTPVAKAWSTDQGFEIASTGIQVHGGMGYIEETGAAQYLRDARITMIYEGTNGIQALDLVRRKLPREIAATNRLFDQMQETIQKMLKSDDISLTATANQINTALDALQEATQWIRTTVSSKPEVAASGATLYCKMFGFVAAGWLLGKSALQANSNFENKNFGNKKKMTAQFFAEQHLGPAAALLAPIISAGTTTLSLNPEEI; the protein is encoded by the coding sequence ATGCCCGATAAATACCGAGCCCCTGTCGAAGATATGAGCTTCGTCCTAAATGATATGCTTGATTTNGAACGTGTCTGCGCGATGGAAGCATTTAGCGAAGCAACGCCCGATTTGGTTTCCCATGTGCTCAAAGGTGCCGCAAAATTTGCCGAGGATGCTGTCGCACCGCTAAACCAGGCCGGCGATAAGCAAGGAGCACGCCTGGAAAATGGGGTAGTACGAATGCCGGACGGCTTTGTCGAGTGCCACAAACAGTATGTAGAATCAGGCTGGGCATCGATTACCGGTGAATCCAAATATGGAGGCCAAAACCTTCCTTGGACCGTCGGCATAGCAGTAAGTGAAATGTGGCAAGCCGCAAACATGGCCCTGGCCAACGCCTGGATGCTCACACAGGGGGCGATAGAGGCAATTCAAGTTCACGGCACACCTGAGCAAAAAGCCACATATCTTCCTAAACTAATTTCTGGTGAGTGGTCAGGCACGATGAACCTTACAGAGCCTAACGCCGGCTCTGACGTGGGAGCTCTGAAAACAAAAGCGATACCAGAAGACGGAGCTTGGCGTATTTCTGGGACCAAAATATTTATTACCCATGGTGACCAGGACATGACCGAGAATGTTATTCACCTCGTTCTCGCCCGAACCCCAGGAGCACCCGAAGGCACCAAAGGAATATCTCTTTTTATTGTGCCCAAATTTAATGTAGATCAAACGGGGAAACTTGGCACAAGAAACGACCTCAGGGTAGTATCTCTGGAACATAAGCTTGGACACATGGCCAGCCCAACGGCAGTAATGTCCTATGGTGACAATGAAGGGGCCACTGGTTTTTTGCTAGGTGAAGAAAATCAGGGAATGGCCTGTATGTTCACGATGATGAATAACGCCCGATTAAATGTNGCGGTACAGGGATTAGCAATCGCTGAACGATCATATCAAGCAGCTCGGCTTTGGGCCAAGGAACGAGTCCAGGGAAATGATATATCGGGAAAATCCCGAGAAAAGATTGCCATCGTTCAACACCCGGATGTGAGACGGATGCTCATGGATATGAGGTGTCAGACGGAGGCAATAAGAGCGTTATGCTACTCCGTGGCTGAGGCTATTGATTTAGCCGAAAAGCATCCGGACCCAGAGACCAGAGAGAATTATCGAGGCTATCTCGAATTAATGACCCCTGTGGCGAAAGCCTGGAGCACAGATCAAGGTTTTGAGATTGCCTCAACTGGGATCCAAGTACATGGTGGAATGGGTTACATTGAAGAAACAGGGGCAGCCCAATATCTTCGGGATGCTCGTATCACCATGATTTACGAAGGAACCAATGGTATACAAGCACTAGACCTAGTGCGCCGCAAACTTCCAAGAGAAATCGCCGCCACCAATCGGCTTTTCGACCAAATGCAAGAAACAATCCAGAAGATGCTGAAAAGCGATGACATAAGCCTCACCGCAACTGCAAATCAAATCAATACTGCTCTTGATGCGCTCCAAGAAGCAACTCAATGGATCCGCACAACTGTCTCCAGCAAACCAGAAGTAGCCGCCTCTGGGGCAACGCTGTATTGTAAAATGTTTGGTTTTGTTGCCGCAGGTTGGCTTTTAGGGAAAAGTGCTCTTCAGGCTAATTCGAATTTCGAAAATAAGAATTTCGGCAACAAGAAAAAAATGACCGCTCAGTTTTTTGCTGAACAACACCTTGGTCCAGCAGCTGCGCTACTGGCCCCCATTATCTCAGCAGGGACTACAACCCTTTCCCTTAATCCTGAGGAAATTTAG
- a CDS encoding threonylcarbamoyl-AMP synthase, producing MPPIKKITAKSLTEAADLIRRGELVAFPTETVYGLGADACNDTAVAKIFEAKGRPTFNPLIIHVKNQTAAEQHAIFNTLAKKIAAKFWPGALSLVLPKSRHSEVSALATAGLDTIALRNPTHPAALALLDQLERPIAAPSANPSGLLSPTTAEHAAQFLGSTVSLVLDGGPCPIGVESTIIDLTSKIPVLLRPGGVTVETIKPATGALDPSDKDKIVAPGMLKSHYSPKTPIRMNATHCVAGEALLAFGPKPLVGSKYQENLSPSGNLIEAAGNLFCMLHRLDDTHSSGIAVMPIPSEGLGLAINDRLQRACS from the coding sequence ATTCCNCCAATAAAAAAAATAACAGCCAAAAGTCTAACTGAAGCCGCTGATCTTATTCGCCGCGGCGAACTCGTTGCGTTCCCNACGGAGACCGTCTACGGATTGGGTGCCGACGCATGCAACGACACGGCCGTTGCAAAAATTTTTGAGGCTAAGGGACGTCCAACATTTAACCCGTTAATTATCCATGTGAAAAATCAGACGGCTGCCGAGCAACACGCCATCTTCAACACTTTGGCAAAAAAAATAGCAGCCAAATTTTGGCCTGGAGCTCTATCCTTGGTATTACCAAAAAGTAGACACTCAGAAGTTTCCGCACTCGCTACCGCTGGCCTAGATACTATAGCCCTTAGGAACCCAACTCATCCTGCAGCGCTTGCCTTACTCGACCAACTTGAGCGGCCCATTGCCGCACCCAGTGCAAACCCATCTGGCCTCCTAAGCCCAACTACTGCAGAACACGCAGCACAATTTTTGGGCTCCACCGTTTCTTTAGTGCTGGATGGCGGCCCCTGCCCCATCGGAGTTGAGTCAACTATTATCGACCTAACATCAAAGATCCCTGTTTTGCTCCGGCCAGGTGGCGTGACGGTGGAAACAATAAAACCTGCTACCGGGGCATTGGACCCATCCGACAAAGATAAGATAGTAGCTCCGGGTATGTTGAAAAGCCACTACTCTCCCAAGACACCAATACGGATGAATGCAACACATTGTGTTGCCGGAGAAGCTCTACTGGCGTTTGGTCCGAAACCACTAGTAGGCAGCAAATATCAAGAAAATCTAAGCCCAAGTGGAAACCTAATTGAAGCAGCAGGAAATCTATTCTGTATGCTGCATCGCCTCGACGACACCCACTCGTCTGGCATAGCAGTAATGCCAATTCCAAGCGAAGGCTTAGGACTAGCCATAAATGATCGCTTGCAGCGAGCGTGCTCGTAA